One part of the Acidobacteriota bacterium genome encodes these proteins:
- a CDS encoding EVE domain-containing protein produces MNYWMVKQEPDSYSWDDFVADGATDWTGVRNYQARNNLKAMKKGDKVFYYHSNIGKEIVGIATVSKAEFPDPTDEKWVAVELKPVKALKKPVTLAQLKANLALANLGLLRQSQLSVSPVTKDEYEEILSMAK; encoded by the coding sequence ATGAACTATTGGATGGTCAAACAGGAACCGGATTCGTATTCGTGGGATGATTTTGTCGCTGATGGCGCTACTGATTGGACGGGCGTTCGTAATTATCAGGCCCGAAATAATCTCAAGGCGATGAAGAAGGGCGACAAAGTGTTCTATTATCACTCGAATATCGGCAAAGAGATCGTCGGTATTGCCACAGTTTCCAAGGCCGAATTTCCCGATCCGACCGACGAAAAATGGGTCGCGGTCGAACTAAAGCCGGTCAAGGCTCTTAAGAAACCAGTCACGCTCGCACAGCTTAAGGCAAACCTCGCTCTCGCAAATCTCGGCCTGCTCCGCCAATCGCAGCTGTCGGTCAGTCCGGTGACCAAAGACGAATACGAAGAAATACTTAGCATGGCGAAATAA